A stretch of Pirellulales bacterium DNA encodes these proteins:
- a CDS encoding Gfo/Idh/MocA family oxidoreductase, producing MSARQQSRPALPRRDFLQGAGALAAGGVILGASAQIARSAHVAENSEFKVAVIGCGGRGAGAALQALETKGPVTVVALADAFEPNLQACLRALEEKCAQGKAENHPLLSDSKVDCPPERQFVGFDAYKKALAVESDVVILATPPGFRPLHFQAAVEAGKHVFAEKPVAVDAPGVRLFMAANEQAKQKNLMVAIGLQRHHDPRYVETIQRIHDGAIGDVVATRVYWNSGGLWIRNREPGDTEMTYQMRNWYYFHWLCGDHFVEQHIHNLDVGNWIVGGPDGGAHPVECHAMGGRQVRTGKDVGQIFDHFAAEYSYADGTKMFSQARHINGCWNEVGEHAHGTNGHAEVSRFRIFGSQGDWRSRRPGVDAHHQEHHDLFAALRRGEIYNEGDNGAIATMTAVMGVMAAYSGKAITWDQALASERVAAPGIGDYTFQTTPPVVPNADGYYPVPVPGQTNMLRA from the coding sequence ATGTCCGCTCGTCAGCAGTCCCGCCCCGCCCTGCCTCGTCGCGACTTTCTGCAGGGCGCCGGCGCCCTTGCGGCCGGCGGCGTGATTCTCGGCGCCTCGGCGCAAATTGCTCGTTCGGCCCACGTCGCCGAGAACAGCGAGTTCAAAGTCGCGGTCATCGGCTGCGGCGGTCGCGGCGCCGGCGCGGCGCTGCAGGCCCTTGAGACCAAGGGCCCGGTGACCGTCGTCGCGCTGGCCGACGCGTTCGAGCCGAACCTGCAGGCGTGCCTCAGGGCGCTCGAGGAGAAGTGCGCCCAAGGCAAGGCGGAAAACCACCCGCTGCTGTCCGACAGCAAGGTCGACTGCCCCCCCGAGCGGCAGTTCGTCGGCTTCGACGCGTACAAAAAGGCTCTGGCGGTCGAGTCCGACGTCGTCATCCTCGCCACGCCGCCCGGATTTCGACCGCTCCATTTCCAGGCTGCGGTCGAGGCGGGCAAGCACGTCTTCGCCGAGAAGCCCGTGGCGGTCGACGCCCCTGGCGTCCGGCTGTTCATGGCGGCCAACGAACAGGCGAAGCAGAAGAACCTGATGGTCGCCATCGGGCTGCAGCGTCACCACGACCCCCGGTACGTCGAAACGATCCAACGGATTCACGACGGCGCCATCGGCGACGTCGTCGCCACGCGGGTCTACTGGAACTCCGGCGGACTCTGGATCCGCAACCGCGAACCGGGCGACACCGAGATGACATACCAGATGCGCAACTGGTACTACTTCCACTGGCTCTGCGGCGATCACTTCGTTGAACAGCACATCCACAACCTCGACGTAGGGAACTGGATCGTCGGCGGTCCCGACGGCGGCGCTCATCCCGTCGAGTGCCATGCGATGGGGGGGCGCCAGGTTCGCACCGGCAAGGACGTGGGGCAGATCTTCGACCACTTTGCGGCCGAGTATTCCTACGCCGACGGCACGAAAATGTTCAGCCAGGCCCGGCACATCAACGGCTGTTGGAACGAGGTCGGCGAGCACGCCCACGGCACGAACGGACATGCCGAGGTGAGCCGGTTCCGCATCTTCGGTTCCCAGGGAGATTGGCGTTCGCGTCGCCCCGGCGTCGACGCCCACCATCAGGAGCACCACGACCTGTTTGCGGCGCTGCGGCGCGGCGAGATCTACAACGAGGGAGACAACGGCGCCATCGCCACGATGACTGCCGTCATGGGGGTCATGGCCGCTTACAGCGGCAAGGCGATCACCTGGGACCAGGCGCTGGCGAGCGAGCGCGTCGCGGCGCCGGGGATCGGGGACTACACGTTCCAAACGACCCCGCCGGTCGTCCCCAACGCCGACGGCTACTACCCCGTCCCCGTGCCGGGGCAGACCAACATGCTGCGTGCGTAG
- a CDS encoding alpha-L-fucosidase, with translation MFACSSRGRLAIGALALALCISTVRAETPYEPTPANLAAREQFRDDQFGIFIHWGVYSVLARGEWVMNVEKMTVEQYEPLAEQFNPEKFDADAWVQLFQRAGAKYMTITSKHHDGFCMWDSQLTDWDVVDRTPYGRDILKQLAEACERHGLNLFFYHSQVDWHHPEYYPRGWTGLTAGRPESGDFNKYVDYMNGQLAELLSGEYGPIGGIWFDGWWDQQAKRSPDRKDAPPHETLLDWRLRETYDLIHELQGACLVGANHHVAPFPGEDFQMFERDLPGENKGGHSRDAVVGQLPLETCDTLNRSWGYNAGDQNFRSVKECVHYLVRAAGRNANLLLNIGPRPDGTIDEASTERLEGIGQWLAKYERTVRPTRGGPVAPQPWGVSTVSHSKTRIAPTLFLHVLDSSAADADDWLTLTGTKDLSADRVALFGEDAPALETRRNDAGDLEVKHAWDPDAIDQVLVVFPYAP, from the coding sequence ATGTTCGCTTGCTCGTCGCGGGGACGCTTGGCGATCGGCGCCCTGGCTTTGGCTCTGTGCATTTCGACCGTTCGGGCTGAAACTCCCTACGAACCGACCCCGGCGAATCTGGCCGCGCGCGAGCAGTTTCGCGACGACCAGTTCGGCATCTTCATTCACTGGGGAGTCTACAGCGTCTTGGCCCGCGGCGAGTGGGTGATGAACGTCGAGAAGATGACCGTCGAGCAGTACGAACCGCTGGCCGAGCAGTTCAATCCCGAGAAGTTCGACGCCGATGCGTGGGTGCAGCTGTTTCAACGGGCCGGCGCCAAGTACATGACGATTACCTCGAAGCATCACGACGGCTTCTGCATGTGGGACTCGCAGCTCACCGACTGGGACGTCGTCGATCGCACCCCCTACGGCCGCGACATCCTCAAGCAATTGGCCGAGGCGTGCGAGCGGCACGGGCTGAATCTGTTCTTTTACCACTCGCAGGTCGATTGGCATCATCCCGAGTACTACCCGCGCGGCTGGACCGGGCTCACCGCCGGGCGACCGGAAAGCGGCGACTTCAACAAGTACGTCGACTACATGAACGGCCAGCTCGCGGAGCTCCTCTCCGGCGAGTACGGCCCGATCGGCGGCATCTGGTTCGACGGGTGGTGGGACCAGCAGGCCAAGCGCTCGCCCGATCGCAAGGACGCCCCCCCCCACGAGACGCTCCTCGATTGGCGTCTGCGCGAAACCTACGACCTGATTCACGAACTGCAGGGGGCGTGTCTGGTCGGCGCCAATCACCACGTGGCGCCGTTCCCTGGCGAAGACTTCCAGATGTTCGAGCGCGATCTGCCCGGCGAGAACAAGGGAGGGCACAGCCGCGACGCCGTCGTCGGCCAGTTGCCGCTCGAAACGTGCGACACGCTCAACCGCAGTTGGGGATACAACGCGGGCGACCAGAATTTTCGCAGCGTGAAGGAGTGCGTTCACTACCTCGTTCGCGCGGCGGGGCGCAATGCGAACCTCCTGCTCAACATCGGCCCTCGTCCCGACGGCACGATCGACGAAGCCTCGACCGAGCGACTCGAAGGGATCGGCCAGTGGCTCGCCAAGTACGAACGGACGGTGCGTCCCACGCGCGGCGGGCCCGTGGCGCCGCAACCGTGGGGCGTCTCGACGGTGTCGCACTCGAAGACGAGAATCGCCCCCACGCTGTTCCTCCACGTGCTCGACAGTTCCGCGGCCGACGCCGACGACTGGCTGACGCTCACGGGAACGAAGGATCTGTCCGCGGATCGCGTCGCCCTGTTTGGCGAGGACGCCCCGGCGCTGGAGACCCGCCGCAACGACGCCGGCGACTTGGAAGTGAAACACGCCTGGGATCCCGACGCGATCGACCAAGTGCTGGTCGTGTTTCCGTACGCGCCGTGA
- a CDS encoding antibiotic biosynthesis monooxygenase: MSDAPVRLIAEFVAKPDRAEELRQLLTGLIEPTHQEEGCVMYQLWRSRERPQEFSFVEEWTSEALLERHLTAPHLQHAASRLSELLAKPLELRKFDLVS; encoded by the coding sequence ATGTCCGACGCCCCCGTGCGACTCATTGCCGAATTCGTCGCCAAGCCCGACCGCGCCGAAGAGCTCCGACAACTCCTCACTGGGCTGATCGAGCCGACGCACCAGGAAGAAGGGTGCGTCATGTACCAACTCTGGCGCAGCCGCGAACGCCCCCAGGAGTTTTCGTTCGTCGAGGAGTGGACGAGCGAAGCGCTTCTGGAACGCCACTTGACCGCTCCCCATTTGCAGCACGCGGCGAGCCGACTTTCCGAGCTGCTCGCCAAACCGCTTGAACTGCGAAAGTTCGACCTCGTCTCGTGA
- a CDS encoding protein-L-isoaspartate(D-aspartate) O-methyltransferase, which translates to MARDGRERDSDDEERHYAAVERARMVDRQLPGHGIVDPQILNAMAAIPREEFVPRHLRESAYIDSSLPIGCDQTISQPCVTALMCELAQLVGAERVLDVGTGSGYAAAVLSLLAAEVISIERIDELAERARRRLARLGFGNVTVVIGDGTRGWPERAPYDAILVAAGATALPKALVEQLAEGGRLIIPVGRFRRGQTMYRFTNQGAGLKIEDFGAFSFVPLIAGDNDDARE; encoded by the coding sequence ATGGCGCGAGACGGGCGCGAGCGAGACTCCGACGACGAAGAGCGACATTACGCGGCCGTCGAGCGGGCGCGGATGGTCGACCGTCAACTCCCTGGACACGGGATCGTCGATCCGCAGATTCTCAATGCGATGGCCGCGATCCCCCGCGAGGAGTTCGTGCCTCGTCACTTGCGCGAGTCGGCGTACATCGACTCTTCGCTGCCGATCGGGTGCGACCAGACGATTTCGCAGCCGTGCGTCACGGCCCTGATGTGCGAGCTGGCGCAACTCGTCGGCGCGGAGCGCGTGCTCGACGTGGGGACCGGCTCGGGGTATGCGGCGGCCGTCTTGTCGCTGCTCGCGGCGGAGGTGATCTCGATCGAGCGGATCGACGAGTTGGCCGAGCGGGCGCGGAGGCGACTGGCGCGGTTAGGGTTCGGCAACGTGACCGTCGTGATTGGCGACGGGACGCGCGGCTGGCCCGAGCGGGCGCCGTACGATGCGATTCTCGTGGCCGCCGGTGCGACGGCGCTTCCCAAGGCGCTCGTCGAGCAACTCGCCGAGGGGGGCCGGTTGATCATCCCCGTCGGTCGCTTCCGTCGCGGCCAGACGATGTACCGCTTCACCAACCAAGGGGCCGGTCTGAAGATCGAGGATTTCGGCGCCTTCTCGTTCGTGCCCCTGATCGCGGGCGACAACGACGATGCGCGGGAATAG
- a CDS encoding transglutaminase family protein translates to MSPTLEEFDRPPAVHCRPEAMRAWRRSLPEIGSPPGLFRAAWAIALHEMPEADLAAGEATIARLVSAVASRVRSRSIDAVLAHLHDVLFEVAGFAGNGDDYYAPANSYLPEVLRTRRGLPIALTLVYQRTAYGCGLVVHGVNAPGHFLAEAEAGNGRTMYVDPFFGGGILSRDEALARVEQASGRSAADFPQPLARATPRQWLARMLANLHATLAMAGRDRDVLAMLELGAQLPPERPVRPNPPRELE, encoded by the coding sequence ATGTCTCCGACGCTTGAAGAGTTCGATCGGCCGCCTGCGGTGCATTGCCGGCCGGAGGCGATGCGCGCCTGGCGGCGGAGCTTGCCCGAGATCGGGTCGCCGCCGGGGTTGTTCCGTGCGGCCTGGGCGATCGCGCTGCATGAGATGCCCGAGGCCGATCTGGCCGCGGGCGAGGCGACGATCGCCCGGCTCGTGTCGGCCGTGGCGTCGCGGGTCCGGTCGCGGTCGATCGACGCGGTGCTCGCACACCTGCACGACGTTTTGTTCGAGGTGGCGGGATTCGCGGGCAACGGCGACGACTACTACGCCCCGGCGAACAGCTATCTCCCCGAGGTGTTGCGCACCCGTCGCGGGCTGCCGATTGCGCTGACCCTGGTCTACCAGCGAACGGCCTACGGCTGCGGTCTCGTCGTGCATGGCGTGAACGCCCCAGGTCACTTTCTGGCCGAGGCGGAAGCGGGAAACGGACGGACAATGTACGTCGACCCGTTCTTCGGCGGGGGAATCCTTTCTCGCGACGAGGCGCTGGCCCGGGTCGAGCAGGCGTCTGGGCGGTCGGCCGCCGATTTTCCGCAACCGCTTGCGCGGGCGACGCCGCGACAGTGGCTGGCGCGGATGCTGGCGAATCTGCACGCGACGCTCGCGATGGCGGGCCGGGACCGCGACGTGCTGGCGATGCTGGAGTTGGGGGCCCAACTCCCCCCCGAGCGCCCGGTTCGCCCGAATCCGCCGCGCGAGCTAGAATAA
- a CDS encoding efflux RND transporter permease subunit — protein sequence MSQSAAAARPAVTVRQPIVRNVAEKLEFTGTPAAVDSVDVRARVAGFLDRVAFEEGQEVRTRRIWRWPAIVEFAAEQRQRGLGLREAAVEAARLRFRAILMTALSSILGFLPLLFATGAGAASRRAVGNAVVGGMAAATVFSLLLTPVFFVIFRGLGEWAKRRIAPPAATAKP from the coding sequence TTGTCACAATCGGCCGCCGCCGCACGGCCGGCGGTCACGGTCCGGCAGCCGATCGTTCGCAACGTGGCCGAGAAACTTGAATTCACGGGAACGCCGGCGGCCGTCGATTCGGTCGACGTTCGGGCGCGAGTCGCCGGCTTCCTTGATCGCGTTGCGTTCGAGGAAGGGCAGGAGGTGAGGACGAGGCGGATCTGGCGCTGGCCCGCGATCGTGGAGTTCGCCGCCGAGCAGCGGCAGCGGGGGCTCGGTCTGCGCGAGGCCGCCGTCGAGGCGGCCCGGTTGCGGTTCCGCGCGATCCTGATGACCGCGTTGTCGTCGATCTTAGGATTCCTGCCGCTGTTGTTCGCCACGGGGGCGGGAGCCGCCAGCCGGCGCGCGGTCGGCAACGCGGTCGTGGGGGGCATGGCCGCCGCGACCGTCTTCTCGCTGCTGTTGACCCCGGTCTTCTTCGTCATCTTCCGCGGCCTAGGCGAATGGGCCAAACGCCGCATCGCGCCCCCCGCCGCGACCGCCAAGCCCTGA
- the gnd gene encoding decarboxylating NADP(+)-dependent phosphogluconate dehydrogenase yields MSSADFGLIGLAVMGENLALNVESRGYCVAVFNRTTSVMEEFIAGRAAGKNFVGCETLEKLVGSLAAPRKVFLMVKAGPAVDALIDTLIPLLSPGDVIIDGGNTYYADTERRTKYVEEKGLLYCGCGVSGGEEGALKGPSMMPGGSPASWPIVKPIFQAIAAKVGPNGDIPCCEWVGPRGAGHYVKMVHNGIEYGDMQLICEAYFLMKEALGLTNDELYDVFAEWNRGELDSYLIEITRDIFSVKDDLGDGHLVDKVLDRAGAKGTGKWMSQLALDLGVPSTLVTEAVYARSLSALKDERERAAKVLKGPHGEHCHGTKYEGDKKTFIEQVRQALYASKIVSYAQGFVQLQAAAVEHDWPLNFGDCAMLWRGGCIIRAVFLDRIKEAFDANPKLENLLLAPYFAEAIDKAQDAWRHVTATAATLGIPVPAFYTALAYYDGYRRAVLPANLLQAQRDYFGAHTFERTDKPRGEMFHAEWLERRKP; encoded by the coding sequence ATGTCTTCCGCCGATTTCGGACTCATCGGGCTCGCCGTTATGGGCGAGAACCTCGCCCTGAATGTGGAAAGCCGCGGTTACTGCGTCGCCGTGTTCAACCGTACGACCTCGGTCATGGAGGAGTTCATCGCCGGCCGAGCGGCCGGAAAGAACTTCGTCGGGTGCGAGACGCTTGAGAAACTGGTCGGGTCGCTTGCCGCGCCGCGGAAGGTGTTCCTGATGGTCAAGGCGGGGCCGGCGGTCGACGCGCTGATCGACACGCTCATCCCCCTGCTCTCCCCTGGCGACGTCATCATCGACGGCGGCAACACCTACTACGCGGACACCGAGCGGCGGACGAAGTACGTCGAGGAGAAGGGGCTGCTCTACTGCGGCTGCGGCGTGAGCGGCGGCGAAGAGGGCGCCCTTAAAGGCCCCAGCATGATGCCCGGGGGGAGCCCCGCGTCGTGGCCGATCGTCAAACCGATCTTCCAGGCGATCGCCGCCAAGGTCGGCCCGAACGGCGACATCCCCTGCTGCGAGTGGGTCGGTCCCCGCGGGGCCGGGCACTACGTGAAGATGGTGCATAACGGCATTGAGTACGGCGACATGCAGCTCATTTGCGAGGCCTACTTCCTGATGAAGGAAGCGCTCGGGCTTACGAACGACGAACTGTACGACGTGTTCGCCGAGTGGAATCGCGGCGAGCTCGACAGTTACCTGATTGAGATCACGCGCGACATTTTCAGCGTCAAGGACGACCTGGGAGACGGCCACTTGGTCGACAAGGTCCTCGACCGGGCCGGAGCCAAGGGAACCGGCAAGTGGATGAGCCAACTTGCCCTCGACCTGGGCGTCCCCAGCACGCTGGTGACCGAGGCCGTGTACGCCCGCAGCCTGTCGGCGCTGAAGGACGAGCGCGAGCGGGCCGCCAAGGTCCTCAAAGGCCCGCACGGCGAGCACTGTCACGGCACGAAGTACGAGGGGGACAAGAAGACGTTCATCGAACAAGTGCGGCAGGCGCTGTACGCGTCGAAGATCGTCAGCTACGCCCAGGGATTCGTGCAGTTGCAGGCGGCGGCGGTCGAACATGACTGGCCGCTGAACTTCGGCGATTGCGCCATGCTGTGGCGCGGCGGGTGCATTATCCGGGCGGTGTTCCTCGACCGGATCAAGGAGGCGTTCGACGCGAATCCGAAGCTGGAGAACCTGCTCTTGGCGCCCTACTTCGCCGAGGCGATCGACAAGGCTCAGGACGCGTGGCGGCACGTCACGGCGACCGCGGCGACCCTCGGGATCCCCGTTCCGGCGTTCTATACCGCGCTGGCGTATTACGACGGCTACCGCCGCGCGGTGCTGCCGGCGAACCTGCTGCAAGCCCAACGCGACTACTTCGGCGCCCACACGTTCGAGCGGACCGACAAGCCGCGCGGAGAGATGTTCCATGCGGAGTGGCTGGAGCGAAGAAAGCCGTAG
- the zwf gene encoding glucose-6-phosphate dehydrogenase gives MPHTFVIFGASGDLTSRKLIPALYNLYRKKRLPDQTRVVGFSRTDFSHEAWRQELTATTEKFAGAQFDAGVWDQFSQNVFYHAGDIGVAEDFGKLKAFLEEIEGGADATRVYYLSTAPQFYEQAIQQLGDAGLACEPGVCKRRVVIEKPFGTDLASAQALNKFVHNHFAEHQVYRIDHYLGKETVQNLMVLRFANAIFEPIWNRNYIDHVQITVAEEVEVGKRAGYYDRAGVMRDMVQNHLLQLLMITAMEAPVKYAANPVRDEKVKVLQAIKPMSREDIRRDTLRGQYRGYSRHDGVEATSRTATFAAVKLCIHNWRWQGVPFYLRSGKAMSCRTTQIVIQFRQPPHMLFADGPRTAAEGNRLVIQVQPAEGIQLHFETKVPDAGMKIRQTDLDFNYQREFRGKSMPEAYERLLLDALEGDASLFARADEVEAAWSICDPILEAWAEGDRPTLYMYDPGFWGPAECTEWMQAQGREWFDTCPVLK, from the coding sequence ATGCCCCACACCTTCGTCATCTTCGGCGCATCGGGCGATCTTACCAGCCGCAAGCTGATCCCGGCGCTGTACAACCTGTACCGCAAGAAGCGGCTCCCCGACCAGACGCGGGTCGTGGGGTTCTCGCGCACTGACTTCTCGCACGAGGCGTGGCGGCAGGAGCTGACCGCCACGACCGAAAAGTTCGCCGGCGCGCAATTCGACGCGGGGGTGTGGGACCAGTTCTCGCAGAACGTCTTCTATCACGCCGGCGACATCGGGGTGGCCGAGGATTTCGGCAAGCTCAAGGCGTTCCTCGAGGAGATCGAGGGGGGCGCCGACGCGACGCGCGTCTATTACCTGTCGACGGCGCCGCAGTTTTACGAGCAGGCGATCCAGCAACTCGGCGACGCAGGATTGGCCTGCGAACCGGGCGTCTGCAAGCGGCGGGTCGTCATCGAGAAACCGTTCGGCACGGACCTCGCCTCGGCCCAGGCGCTCAACAAGTTCGTTCACAACCACTTCGCCGAGCATCAGGTCTATCGCATCGACCACTATCTCGGCAAAGAGACGGTCCAGAACCTGATGGTCCTGCGGTTCGCCAACGCGATCTTCGAGCCGATCTGGAACCGCAACTACATCGACCACGTGCAGATCACCGTGGCCGAAGAGGTCGAGGTCGGCAAGCGGGCCGGGTACTACGACCGCGCGGGCGTCATGCGCGACATGGTGCAGAATCACCTGTTGCAGCTCTTGATGATCACGGCGATGGAAGCCCCCGTGAAATACGCGGCCAACCCCGTGCGTGACGAGAAGGTGAAGGTCCTGCAGGCGATCAAGCCGATGTCTCGCGAGGACATTCGCCGCGACACGCTCCGCGGGCAGTATCGCGGCTACAGCCGGCACGACGGGGTCGAGGCGACCAGCCGGACCGCCACGTTCGCGGCGGTGAAGCTGTGCATTCACAATTGGCGGTGGCAAGGGGTGCCGTTCTACCTGCGGAGCGGCAAGGCGATGAGCTGCCGCACGACCCAGATCGTCATTCAATTCCGCCAGCCGCCCCACATGCTGTTCGCCGACGGGCCGCGAACCGCGGCCGAGGGGAATCGGCTGGTGATCCAGGTGCAGCCGGCCGAGGGAATCCAGCTCCACTTCGAGACGAAGGTCCCCGACGCGGGGATGAAGATCCGGCAGACGGATCTCGACTTCAACTACCAGCGCGAGTTCCGCGGCAAGAGCATGCCCGAGGCGTACGAGCGGCTGCTCTTGGACGCGCTGGAGGGGGATGCCAGCCTGTTCGCCCGCGCCGACGAGGTCGAGGCGGCCTGGAGCATCTGCGACCCGATTCTCGAGGCGTGGGCTGAGGGGGATCGCCCGACCTTGTACATGTACGACCCCGGCTTCTGGGGCCCCGCGGAATGCACCGAATGGATGCAAGCCCAGGGGCGCGAGTGGTTCGACACCTGCCCGGTGCTCAAATGA
- a CDS encoding phosphatidylserine decarboxylase family protein → MEESAAPLPANIRSVQPGGGKCYAIELAWGRWRRRWLKTFRRGYVARMATLREGSTEGAPHEVLDPRDLKYCSNLCAARWPAEHDPFLWRDNLPFTRWGLAELQLMGWPLLAATVALAGCCCGPWRWAAVVPGVLLGLVLWFFRDPRRVVPGDPDAIVSPADGTIAEVTELDHYDFLDGPAVRVGIFLSIFNVHVNRSPRAAVVAALDYKPGEFLNAINPESAIRNEYMWIGLEDALRPDVRMAVRQISGLIARRIVCALKPGQPLARGQKFGMIKLGSRTELVLPREAVRVEVAVGQKVQAGTTVLARFV, encoded by the coding sequence ATGGAAGAATCTGCCGCTCCGCTCCCCGCCAACATTCGCAGCGTACAGCCCGGCGGGGGGAAGTGCTATGCGATCGAGCTTGCCTGGGGCCGCTGGCGGCGGCGGTGGCTGAAGACCTTTCGCCGCGGGTACGTAGCGCGGATGGCGACGCTGCGCGAAGGGTCGACCGAGGGCGCCCCGCACGAGGTGCTCGATCCGCGCGATCTCAAGTATTGCTCGAACCTGTGCGCTGCGCGGTGGCCCGCGGAACACGACCCGTTCTTGTGGCGCGACAACCTGCCGTTCACGCGGTGGGGATTGGCCGAGCTGCAACTCATGGGCTGGCCGCTGTTGGCGGCGACCGTGGCGCTGGCCGGTTGCTGCTGCGGCCCGTGGCGCTGGGCGGCGGTCGTGCCGGGGGTGCTGCTGGGGCTGGTGCTGTGGTTCTTTCGCGATCCGCGACGGGTCGTCCCCGGCGATCCCGACGCGATCGTTTCGCCGGCCGACGGCACGATCGCCGAGGTGACGGAGCTCGACCACTACGACTTCCTGGACGGGCCGGCCGTACGGGTCGGGATCTTTCTGTCGATCTTCAACGTCCACGTGAACCGCTCGCCGCGGGCTGCGGTCGTGGCGGCGCTTGATTACAAGCCGGGAGAGTTTCTCAACGCGATCAACCCGGAAAGCGCGATTCGCAACGAGTATATGTGGATCGGCTTGGAAGACGCTCTTCGCCCCGACGTGCGGATGGCCGTGCGGCAAATCTCGGGGCTGATCGCCCGGCGTATCGTGTGTGCGCTCAAGCCGGGGCAGCCGCTGGCGCGGGGGCAAAAGTTTGGTATGATCAAGCTTGGTTCGCGAACTGAACTGGTGCTCCCGCGGGAGGCGGTGCGCGTCGAGGTCGCCGTGGGCCAAAAGGTGCAAGCCGGGACGACGGTGCTGGCGCGCTTCGTTTGA
- the pssA gene encoding CDP-diacylglycerol--serine O-phosphatidyltransferase gives MRRIRAVAVFPTLFTLGNLVCGFFAIVVASRIARPGDETFVAPPGIEATDSAEAPHAAKPSPRLDSIRELLRSVDPTHNLMLCGGLIFAAMLLDMFDGQVARLAKVTSDFGAQLDSLCDVVSFGVAPAILLVKMCPQFAEVHREAIWCIAALFACCAAMRLARFNVEIDEEDDHSWFEGLPSPAAAAVIASFAMFSYTLRNEINAGKDLFEQFDWWLQRVLPLVALAIGLLMVSRIPYPHLVNHLLRGQRSFPQLVAIVFAVMTLVAVRWYAIPVMCAAYAIAPALWHGWQWHGWRRLAHGRAG, from the coding sequence ATGCGTCGCATCCGCGCCGTCGCCGTTTTTCCGACGCTGTTCACGCTGGGCAACCTCGTGTGCGGCTTCTTCGCGATCGTCGTCGCGTCGCGAATCGCTCGGCCGGGCGACGAGACGTTCGTGGCGCCGCCGGGGATCGAGGCGACCGACTCCGCCGAGGCGCCCCACGCAGCCAAGCCCTCGCCTCGGCTGGATTCGATCCGCGAGTTGCTGCGCAGCGTCGACCCGACCCACAACCTGATGCTGTGCGGGGGGCTGATCTTCGCGGCGATGTTGCTCGACATGTTCGACGGGCAAGTCGCCCGGCTCGCCAAGGTCACCAGCGATTTCGGCGCCCAGCTTGACAGTCTGTGCGACGTCGTGAGCTTCGGCGTCGCGCCGGCGATCCTGCTGGTGAAGATGTGCCCCCAGTTCGCCGAGGTTCATCGCGAGGCGATTTGGTGCATCGCGGCGTTGTTCGCCTGTTGTGCAGCAATGCGGCTGGCGCGGTTCAACGTCGAGATCGACGAGGAGGACGACCACTCGTGGTTCGAGGGACTGCCGAGCCCCGCGGCAGCGGCGGTGATCGCCAGCTTCGCCATGTTCTCCTACACGCTCCGCAACGAGATCAACGCCGGGAAGGATTTGTTCGAGCAGTTCGACTGGTGGCTGCAGCGGGTGTTGCCGCTGGTGGCGCTGGCGATCGGGCTGTTGATGGTGTCGCGGATCCCTTACCCCCACTTGGTGAACCACCTGCTGCGCGGGCAGCGCAGTTTTCCGCAACTTGTCGCGATCGTGTTCGCGGTGATGACGCTCGTGGCGGTGCGGTGGTACGCCATCCCCGTGATGTGCGCGGCGTATGCAATCGCCCCGGCTCTGTGGCACGGCTGGCAATGGCACGGCTGGCGCCGGCTGGCCCACGGAAGGGCGGGCTGA
- a CDS encoding riboflavin synthase, with protein sequence MFTGLVQSLAEVRSLERIGPGVRLVVADRDVSARTAIGGSVAVNGCCLTAVTIAGDELGFDAGEETLRRTNLGQLKPGDRVNLETSLRMGDELGGHLVTGHIDGVGAVAARHDDGQWCTMRFFAPGALLVQMASKGSVAVDGVSLTLVDVTDAEFSVALIPHTLAATTLGLRQIGDAVNLETDVLAKYVEKQLQGRRDA encoded by the coding sequence ATGTTCACCGGGCTCGTGCAAAGTCTTGCAGAGGTGCGCTCGCTCGAGCGCATCGGTCCCGGGGTGCGACTGGTCGTCGCCGATCGCGACGTCTCCGCACGGACCGCGATCGGCGGCAGCGTGGCGGTCAACGGCTGCTGCCTTACGGCGGTGACGATTGCCGGGGACGAACTCGGGTTCGACGCCGGCGAGGAGACGCTTCGTCGCACGAATCTCGGCCAGTTGAAGCCGGGCGACCGGGTCAATCTGGAGACCTCGCTGCGAATGGGGGACGAACTCGGGGGGCACTTGGTCACCGGTCATATCGACGGGGTCGGCGCCGTGGCCGCGCGGCACGACGATGGCCAGTGGTGCACGATGAGGTTCTTCGCTCCGGGCGCGCTGCTCGTGCAGATGGCGAGCAAGGGCTCGGTGGCCGTCGACGGGGTGAGCCTGACCTTGGTCGACGTGACGGACGCTGAGTTCAGCGTAGCCCTGATCCCCCACACCCTTGCGGCGACGACCCTGGGCCTTCGCCAGATCGGCGACGCCGTGAATCTGGAAACCGACGTGCTGGCTAAGTACGTCGAGAAGCAGTTGCAGGGGCGCAGGGATGCGTGA